In Mycobacterium sp. ITM-2016-00317, the genomic window CACGCCCGGCGCTCGGTGCCAGATCCAGCGCGACGAACAGCGCATGCGCCTGCGGCGCGGTGCGCACACCGGCCTGGTGCACGCCGTGGAACGGCTCGGTGTCGGTCCCGAAACCGCCGGTGGTGTCGACGGATTCGCTGCGCGCGCACTGGGTGAGCGATGCGCCGGCCGCCAGCGCGGCACCTCCGGTCAGAAGGCGCCGCCTGGTGACCCGCAACCGGTGCGGCCCGTCAGCCATGACCGTGGTGGTCGCCGGAGTATTCCTCGTCGCCGCCGGCGAAGTCGCGGACCTGCGCGGTGACCGGCAACGTCGACCCGTCCTCGAAGGCCAGGGTCAGCTCGACGTCGGCGCCGGGCCGCAGCGGCCCGGTGAGCTCCATCAGCATCAGGTGATCACCGCCGGGAGCCAGTTCGTGACTCTCGCCCGGCGGGATGGTGATGCCCCCGGCCTTGGCCTGCATGGTGTTCATCCCGCCTGCGCCCCGGGCGATCTCGTGGATCTCCACCCGCCCGGCCGCGGGCGAGCTCGCGCCGACGAGGTGGACCTCCCGGTCGCCTGCGGCGGTGAGCGTCCCGAAGACGGCCGTCATCGCCGAGTCCGACGCGCGGGCCCACGGGCTCTCGAGCGTCACGGCCGACGCCATCGGTGTGCCGTTCTCCTGGGCCGGGCTCCCGCATCCCGTCAGTGCCGCAGCGAACAGCAGGATGAGTGCGTAGAACTTCTTGCTAGACATGAGATTCCGCCTTCCGGTGGTTGATCGAACCCACGATGACATCGATGATCAGGAACGCCGCCAGCGTCACGCCGAGCAGCGGGAGGAACCAGCCG contains:
- a CDS encoding copper chaperone PCu(A)C, which encodes MSSKKFYALILLFAAALTGCGSPAQENGTPMASAVTLESPWARASDSAMTAVFGTLTAAGDREVHLVGASSPAAGRVEIHEIARGAGGMNTMQAKAGGITIPPGESHELAPGGDHLMLMELTGPLRPGADVELTLAFEDGSTLPVTAQVRDFAGGDEEYSGDHHGHG